From the Brassica napus cultivar Da-Ae chromosome A8, Da-Ae, whole genome shotgun sequence genome, one window contains:
- the LOC106365692 gene encoding uncharacterized protein At1g05835 has product MSISLKFLLWSSLALLLLQTGFGEKCDSKSSEPTVRQTQVKLGEGKKFRVEVMNKCPMCPIINLRLKCQGFPQSLVDPTLLRVLSSSAGNCVVNDGLPLSPMETLSFNYSSSNQFALSPLSWSFQCE; this is encoded by the exons ATGTCAATCTCTCTCAAGTTCCTTCTTTGGTCATCTCTTGCTCTCTTGCTTCTTCAAACAG GTTTTGGAGAAAAGTGTGACAGCAAAAGCAGCGAACCAACGGTGAGACAGACGCAGGTGAAGTTGGGAGAAGGAAAGAAGTTCAGAGTTGAGGTGATGAACAAATGTCCAATGTGTCCTATCATCAACCTCCGTCTGAAATGTCAAGGCTTCCCTCAGTCTCTTGTGGACCCTACGCTCCTCCGTGTCCTCTCCTCTTCCGCCGGGAACTGCGTGGTTAACGACGGTTTACCGTTGAGTCCAATGGAGACTCTCTCTTTCAACTACTCTAGCTCAAACCAGTTTGCTCTGAGTCCTCTTTCTTGGTCTTTTCAGTGCGAGTGA
- the LOC106365688 gene encoding signal peptide peptidase-like 5: MSLPPFSCRILAAAVALYLTGLLCLGAGEAPSKDAAAPKIPGCSNEYQMVKVEHWVNGENGEDFSGMTAQFGAVLPSDKDKAVRLPVVLTTPLNSCSNLTSKLSGSIALSVRGECTFTAKAQVAQAGGAAALVLINDKEELDEMACTEGETPLSLTIPVLMITTSSGDALKKSLMANKKVELLLYAPKSPVVDYAVAFLWLMSVGTVFIASVWSHCTGPKENDDEYNELSPKSSVDGATKDATKDDDETLDISATGAVIFVISASTFLVLLFFFMSSWFILILTVFFCIGGMQGMHNIIYTLITMRCNKCGRKTVKVPLFGNVTILSLMVLLFCFVVAVVWFINRKTSYAWAGQDIFGICLMINVLQVARLPNIRVATILLCCAFFYDIFWVFLSPLIFKQSVMIAVARGSKDTGESIPMLLRFPRLSDPWGGYNMIGFGDILFPGLLICFIFRYDRENNKGVVKGYFPWLMFGYGLGLFLTYLGLYLMNGHGQPALLYLVPCTLGITVILGLVRKELRDLWNYGTQEPSASDVNPSPGA, encoded by the exons GTCAAGGTTGAGCATTGGGTGAACGGAGAAAATGGTGAAGATTTTAGTGGCATGACTGCTCAGTTTGGTGCCGTGCTTCCGTCTGATAAAGACAAAGCTGTTAGACTTCCTGTTGTTCTTACAACTCCTTTGAACAGTTGCTCCAATTTAACCTCAAAG CTATCTGGTTCTATTGCGTTATCTGTACGTGGGGAATGTACTTTCACAGCTAAGGCTCAGGTTGCACAGGCAGGAGGAGCTGCAGCTTTGGTTTTAATAAACGACAAAGAAG agCTGGATGAGATGGCTTGTACTGAGGGAGAAACTCCTTTAAGTCTTACTATACCTGTTTTGATGATTACTACATCATCTGGAGATGCCTTGAAGAAATCCCTTATGGCAAATAAGAAAG TGGAGCTATTATTGTATGCTCCAAAAAGCCCAGTTGTGGATTATGCAGTGGCATTCCTCTGGCTTATGTCTGTTGGAACAGTTTTCATTGCTTCTGTTTGGTCACATTGCACCGGTCCTAAGGAGAACGATGATGAGTACAATGAATTATCACCAAAG TCTTCAGTTGATGGTGCTACCAAAGATGCTACAAAAGATGACGATGAAACACTTGATATTAGTGCTACTGGTGCTGTTATCTTTGTCATATCAGCGTCCACGTTCCTtgtgttgctcttcttctttatGTCATCATGGTTCATCTTGATCCTCACCGTCTTTTTCTGCATTGGTGGTATGCAG GGAATGCATAATATTATCTATACCCTCATAACAAT GAGATGCAATAAATGTGGTCGGAAGACTGTGAAAGTCCCTTTGTTTGGGAATGTAACGATTCTCTCACTCATGGTTCTGTTGTTCTGCTTTGTGGTTGCTGTCGTCTGGTTCATAAACCGCAAAACATCGTATGCATGGGCCGGCCAAGATATTTTC GGTATTTGCTTGATGATAAATGTCTTGCAAGTGGCTCGGCTACCTAATATCAGG GTTGCAACCATTCTTCTATGTTGTGCATTTTTCTATGACATCTTTTGGGTGTTCCTGTCACCACTAATCTTCAAGCAAAGTGTGATGATTGCA GTTGCACGTGGGAGCAAAGACACAGGAGAATCTATTCCCATGCTACTGAGATTTCCAAGGCTTTCTGATCCATGGGGTGGTTACAACATGATCGGTTTTGGAGACATTCTATTCCCGGGTCTTCTCATATGCTTTATCTTCAG ATATGACAGGGAAAACAACAAAGGAGTAGTGAAAGGCTACTTCCCATGGTTGATGTTTGGTTACGGACTTGGACTATTCTTAACATACTTGGGACTATATCTTATGAACGGACACGGTCAACCTGCATTGCTCTATCTAGTGCCATGCACTCTCG GTATAACGGTTATACTAGGGTTGGTGAGGAAAGAACTCAGAGACTTGTGGAACTACGGGACTCAGGAGCCTTCAGCTTCAGATGTAAATCCATCTCCAGGAGCATAA